The Candidatus Saccharibacteria bacterium RAAC3_TM7_1 nucleotide sequence CATCGCTGTAATGCAAGCCACATTCGGGACACTGATAGACCTGCATCCTACTTACTCCTCACGTTTGATAATTCATAAAGTGCCAGTAGCTCTGCGATTACTTTCTCCTGCTCTTTTTCCGAGCTGGCATGAATACTCTCCTTGACATGAGTTCGCACATGGTTCTCTAGAAGGAGCTTATTGAGTGA carries:
- a CDS encoding hypothetical protein (RAAC3_TM7_1_914), whose protein sequence is MRGVQKMIENEDYCMDILTQNLAIQKSIGSLNKLLLENHVRTHVKESIHASSEKEQEKVIAELLALYELSNVRSK